In Nakamurella antarctica, the following are encoded in one genomic region:
- a CDS encoding ABC transporter ATP-binding protein → MSAEIHYGGGNNEPPDQAKPLLDDRSWRGVATEDTDSDDLTRTVGVRLQARSRKLLGMLLRPHRKLALVVLLVVIVEQVAALSGPLLIAYAIDTAVPALLSGNRAPLTFALLAYLAAGIASAATRALFTAISGRISQDLLLDLRGRVFNHSQSLSLSFHEKYTSGRIISRMTSDLDTLGELLAQGVDNLVSGLLSVVVMSVALIILDAPLGLIALVAFVPIFFLTRWFQRTSLTIYRRTRTSIAALIVQFAESMNGLRAVVAFRRESRNEKIFRIENDAYAKSNGDGLIAMAVFTPGVRLIGNLSLAIVMVFGAMRVIDGATEIGVLTAFLLYLRRIYDPLDELAMFYNSFQSASAALEKLSGLLEEEPQVAEPANPVELTDPRGLVVFEQARFSYTSDTEVLPVFDLTLPAGQTVAIVGATGAGKSTVAKLLARFYDPTHGRVMLDGIALSELSTADLRRGIVMVTQESFLFSGSVADNIALGRPEATRAEIENAAEHIGAATFIRKLPDGFDTDVRKRGGRLSAGQRQLVAFARAFLADPAVLILDEATASLDIPSEQAVQAALKQVLRGRTAVIIAHRLSTVSIADRVLVMEGGAIVEDGKPDDLIAGSGRFAGLHTAWKDSLV, encoded by the coding sequence ATGAGCGCGGAAATTCACTACGGCGGCGGCAATAACGAGCCCCCGGATCAAGCAAAGCCACTGCTGGACGACCGTTCTTGGCGGGGCGTAGCGACGGAGGACACGGACTCCGACGATCTGACCAGGACAGTCGGAGTGCGTTTACAAGCCCGGTCACGAAAGCTTCTCGGGATGCTGCTTCGTCCACACCGCAAACTTGCGCTCGTGGTGCTCCTAGTCGTGATCGTCGAACAAGTCGCCGCCCTCTCCGGCCCGTTGCTGATCGCGTACGCCATCGACACTGCGGTGCCCGCGCTCCTATCGGGCAATCGAGCCCCACTCACATTCGCGTTGCTTGCCTACCTTGCTGCCGGTATCGCCAGCGCCGCAACTCGCGCACTTTTTACCGCTATCAGCGGCCGGATTTCTCAGGACCTGCTGCTGGATCTGCGCGGCAGGGTCTTCAACCACTCCCAGTCTTTGAGCTTGTCATTCCATGAGAAGTACACGTCGGGACGAATCATTTCGCGGATGACGAGCGACCTGGACACCTTGGGCGAGTTGCTCGCCCAGGGTGTGGACAACCTCGTATCGGGATTGCTCTCGGTGGTTGTTATGTCGGTCGCGCTGATCATTCTCGATGCCCCCCTTGGGCTCATAGCGTTGGTCGCGTTCGTCCCCATCTTCTTTTTGACGCGTTGGTTCCAACGCACATCACTGACGATCTACCGGCGAACCCGGACGTCGATAGCCGCCTTGATCGTCCAATTTGCCGAGTCAATGAACGGCTTGCGTGCGGTGGTGGCATTTCGCCGAGAGTCGCGTAACGAGAAGATCTTCCGGATAGAAAACGATGCGTACGCCAAGTCCAACGGTGACGGGCTCATCGCGATGGCGGTCTTCACTCCCGGCGTCCGCCTGATCGGCAATCTCTCGCTCGCTATCGTCATGGTGTTCGGCGCGATGCGCGTCATCGATGGCGCGACTGAAATCGGCGTGCTCACTGCATTCCTGCTCTACCTGAGGCGCATTTACGACCCGCTCGATGAGCTGGCCATGTTCTACAACTCGTTCCAATCGGCATCAGCTGCACTGGAAAAACTCTCCGGGCTCCTGGAGGAGGAACCACAGGTCGCCGAACCCGCCAACCCGGTAGAGCTCACAGACCCTCGCGGGCTCGTTGTCTTCGAGCAGGCCCGTTTCTCCTACACCTCGGACACTGAGGTGCTTCCGGTGTTCGACCTCACGCTCCCCGCGGGCCAGACCGTCGCCATTGTCGGCGCAACGGGAGCGGGGAAATCGACGGTTGCCAAGTTGCTCGCGCGATTCTACGATCCCACCCACGGCCGCGTGATGCTCGATGGAATTGCCTTATCGGAGCTGTCCACTGCCGACTTGCGGCGTGGAATCGTTATGGTGACGCAGGAGTCATTTTTGTTCTCCGGTTCAGTCGCCGACAACATCGCACTGGGCAGGCCCGAAGCAACCCGCGCGGAAATCGAAAATGCCGCCGAGCACATCGGCGCAGCGACGTTTATCCGAAAACTACCCGACGGCTTTGATACCGACGTCCGCAAGCGCGGCGGACGCCTATCTGCGGGCCAGCGTCAGCTGGTCGCTTTCGCCAGGGCGTTTCTCGCTGATCCGGCTGTGCTTATCCTGGACGAGGCCACGGCGTCGTTGGACATCCCCAGCGAACAAGCCGTTCAGGCTGCGCTGAAGCAAGTGCTGCGGGGGCGCACCGCGGTGATCATCGCCCACCGACTCTCGACCGTGTCCATTGCCGACCGCGTTCTCGTCATGGAAGGGGGCGCGATCGTGGAAGATGGTAAACCTGACGACCTCATCGCCGGTTCCGGGCGGTTCGCCGGTTTGCACACCGCATGGAAAGATTCCCTCGTCTGA
- a CDS encoding ABC transporter ATP-binding protein: protein MSDVSHTPATEPLNAPVAARSSTLANLRRLLPYVRPALPSLIASAITALIATLCGLFIPLVIGKIIDGPIAAKDFSALWGPGLLMVALGVLEAALFGIRRVLSSRPTMRVEAKMRQDIYCRLQSLPMSFHDKWSSGQLLSRAVSDLSRIRWFLAFGFIFLFVNLVTLVVGVLILLSLAWQLGLIFVGAALPLVVLCIFFENNYRLLARRSQDQVGDLATIVEESVLGIRILKSFGRSAHLGRVFLTQAAQLRSTELAKVRVIAVWWSVITLLPEIAIALALFFGVQLIADGTMSAGTLTAFFAVAVMLRWPVDSIGWLLAMLNDAAATSQRYFEVMDAEITVQSPGTPVPLPPKHSGAPSGEVRFEDVRFRFADAKPESPDLLRGVTLHLHAGQTVAVVGATGSGKTVLTSLVNRLYDVTGGRITLDGVDVRELSLPDLRSAVSVAFEEPTLFSASVRENVTLGRPDSTEDDVLQALSVAQADFVHDLPWGLDTRIGEQGMSLSGGQRQRLALARAVVGDPRVLVLDDPLSALDIHTEAAVEAALRNVLARTTCLMVAHRASTVMMADQVALLVDGAITAIGPHSHLLATVPAYRKLLTTTMPDEVDEWSLATAASGSIELAEEQR, encoded by the coding sequence ATGTCTGATGTCTCCCACACCCCCGCCACCGAACCTTTGAACGCCCCTGTAGCTGCACGATCCAGCACCCTGGCAAATCTGAGGCGCCTGCTCCCCTACGTACGCCCCGCACTTCCCTCGCTCATCGCGTCTGCGATCACGGCGCTCATAGCTACATTGTGCGGCCTGTTCATCCCGCTCGTTATTGGCAAGATCATTGACGGACCCATTGCAGCGAAAGACTTTTCAGCGTTGTGGGGTCCTGGCTTGTTGATGGTCGCACTCGGCGTTCTGGAGGCAGCCCTCTTCGGTATCCGGCGGGTGCTCTCAAGTAGGCCAACGATGCGGGTTGAAGCGAAGATGCGGCAGGACATCTACTGCCGATTGCAGTCGCTCCCGATGTCCTTCCACGACAAATGGTCATCAGGTCAATTACTCTCGCGTGCAGTTTCAGACCTTTCCAGAATCCGGTGGTTTCTCGCCTTCGGCTTCATTTTTCTGTTCGTCAATCTCGTCACGCTCGTCGTCGGAGTCCTCATCTTGCTGTCCTTGGCCTGGCAACTCGGACTTATCTTCGTTGGCGCGGCACTGCCCTTGGTAGTGCTGTGCATATTTTTTGAGAACAATTACCGACTGCTGGCTCGCCGGTCCCAGGATCAAGTAGGCGACCTGGCAACGATTGTTGAAGAGTCCGTACTCGGCATTCGCATCCTGAAATCGTTTGGGCGATCCGCACATCTCGGACGAGTGTTTCTCACGCAAGCCGCACAGTTGAGATCCACCGAACTCGCCAAAGTGCGCGTCATCGCTGTGTGGTGGTCGGTGATCACCTTGCTACCGGAGATCGCCATTGCCCTCGCGTTGTTCTTTGGTGTCCAGCTCATTGCGGACGGGACCATGTCAGCTGGGACGCTCACCGCGTTCTTTGCGGTCGCCGTGATGCTGCGGTGGCCGGTGGACTCCATCGGCTGGCTCCTTGCCATGTTGAACGATGCGGCTGCTACATCCCAGCGGTACTTCGAGGTGATGGATGCGGAAATCACCGTTCAATCGCCCGGCACACCCGTACCTTTGCCACCGAAACACTCGGGCGCTCCCTCTGGCGAGGTGCGTTTCGAGGACGTTCGGTTCCGATTCGCCGACGCAAAACCCGAAAGCCCAGATCTCTTGCGCGGCGTCACTCTTCACCTGCACGCTGGCCAGACCGTAGCAGTCGTGGGAGCAACGGGGTCGGGCAAAACGGTACTGACGTCATTGGTCAACCGGCTCTACGACGTCACCGGTGGCCGGATCACCCTTGACGGGGTCGACGTCCGCGAGTTGTCGTTGCCCGACCTGCGTTCCGCCGTTTCCGTCGCTTTTGAGGAACCCACGTTGTTTTCAGCGAGCGTCCGGGAGAACGTGACGCTTGGGCGCCCCGACAGCACCGAAGATGACGTGCTGCAGGCACTTTCGGTAGCGCAGGCCGACTTTGTGCACGACCTGCCGTGGGGTCTGGATACCCGGATCGGCGAGCAGGGCATGAGCCTGTCCGGGGGGCAGCGGCAACGGTTGGCTCTTGCGCGCGCCGTCGTCGGGGACCCCCGGGTCCTTGTCCTCGACGACCCGCTATCGGCTTTGGATATCCATACGGAGGCCGCCGTCGAAGCGGCCCTGCGAAACGTGTTGGCGCGCACCACGTGTCTAATGGTTGCCCATCGGGCCTCTACCGTGATGATGGCGGACCAAGTGGCGCTGCTGGTCGACGGCGCGATCACGGCAATCGGTCCACACTCTCATTTACTGGCCACGGTGCCCGCCTACCGCAAGCTACTGACCACCACCATGCCCGACGAAGTCGACGAATGGAGCCTCGCAACTGCCGCAAGCGGGTCCATTGAGCTCGCGGAGGAGCAGCGATGA
- the sepH gene encoding septation protein SepH, protein MRALRVLGLAVDGVSLVCEEPESGDQFAIPADERLRAAARGDVSRLGQLEIELEPQLRPRDIQAKVRAGASIEEVAALAGSDVSRIERFAYPVLMERAAMADVAKSAHPVIGGEVSPRSIEAMVTEILHERGHGGPLLWDSYREEGSGWILKLTWQVGRSDNTARWTFSGPSSGSLNAADENATELMDPAPRPLRTVREQLVPAAPAGRPLPNPLQLTAAEESAPTMPLMPASLSDGAGSGAGANRVAAALAHTTDNGTTATDRAHSKAPAHTEDQQGVKAKKPARPAMPSWEDVLLGVRSSGH, encoded by the coding sequence ATGCGCGCGCTACGAGTGCTCGGCCTTGCTGTCGATGGCGTCAGTTTGGTGTGCGAAGAGCCCGAGTCCGGCGATCAATTCGCCATTCCCGCTGACGAGCGACTCCGGGCCGCCGCCCGCGGGGACGTCAGCCGACTTGGCCAACTGGAGATTGAATTGGAACCGCAGCTGCGTCCGAGGGATATCCAAGCCAAAGTTCGCGCCGGCGCGAGTATCGAAGAAGTTGCCGCCCTCGCGGGCAGCGATGTGAGCCGCATTGAACGTTTCGCTTATCCGGTCCTGATGGAGCGCGCAGCAATGGCCGATGTGGCGAAATCAGCACACCCGGTGATTGGTGGGGAGGTGTCCCCGCGCAGCATCGAGGCGATGGTGACCGAAATCCTGCACGAGCGCGGCCACGGCGGCCCGCTGCTGTGGGATTCCTACCGCGAAGAGGGCAGTGGCTGGATTTTGAAGCTGACCTGGCAGGTTGGCCGTAGCGATAACACCGCGCGCTGGACCTTCTCCGGTCCTAGCTCGGGATCCCTGAACGCGGCTGACGAAAACGCGACCGAACTGATGGATCCAGCTCCTCGGCCGCTCCGGACGGTGCGCGAACAACTCGTCCCGGCCGCACCTGCGGGCCGGCCTCTGCCCAATCCGTTACAGCTGACTGCAGCCGAAGAGTCCGCGCCCACCATGCCGCTCATGCCCGCCAGCCTGAGCGACGGTGCTGGTTCTGGTGCTGGCGCCAACCGGGTAGCCGCAGCGCTGGCTCACACCACCGACAACGGCACAACAGCAACGGATCGCGCGCATTCCAAGGCCCCCGCCCACACCGAGGATCAGCAAGGTGTCAAAGCAAAGAAACCTGCACGACCCGCGATGCCGTCCTGGGAAGACGTCCTCCTTGGAGTGCGCAGCTCCGGGCACTAG
- a CDS encoding S9 family peptidase has protein sequence MTHHHGAPTTNGCDEKLSTPFDDLDAYMALPRMSGLTLSPDGTRLVVGCASLDAKSTAYRTALWEVDPAGTAPAVRLTRGAKGESGAAFTCGGDLLFTAARPDSDGNSEDDAPAGLWRLPARGGEAELVALMPGGVSGLRTARSAPVLLASTSMLASAVDTDSDEKLRKARKDNKVSAILHSGYPVRYWDADLGPDAPHLVVAELARDTSEIAGVRSAHLTFADLAPAPGQALREAHYDVSADGSMVATSWQVAEARGSQRSDLMLFNRSSGAKQVLVSGGNASWGEPAFSPDGSYVACVSESVSTPLQAPVIRVHLVNVADRSVRQLAASWDRWPASMAWLPDGTGLLITADDNGRSPIFHLDLASDHVTRITHDDAAYTDLQVAPDGSAVYALRSSYAAPAHPVRVVLAGDCGVVTPLQAPAPNPDLPGALTEVATHAADGHPVRGWLAMPAGASSATPAPLLLWIHGGPLGSWNAWSWRWNPWLMVAAGYAVLLPDPALSTGYGQEFIQRGWGAWGGAPYTDLLAVTDAAIARADIDASRTAAMGGSFGGYMANWVAGHTDRFSAIVTHASLWALDQFGPTTDASYYWGREMSPEMSEANSPHHHVGKIVTPMLVIHGDRDYRVPIGEGLRLWYELISKSQLPIDDDGKTAHRLLYFPNENHWVLSPQHAKIWYEVVLGFLAEHVLGQGAPTLPELLG, from the coding sequence ATGACACACCACCATGGCGCCCCCACCACAAATGGATGTGACGAGAAGCTGAGTACGCCATTTGACGACCTTGACGCGTACATGGCCCTGCCGCGAATGAGCGGGCTGACGCTGTCCCCGGATGGGACGCGGTTGGTCGTTGGCTGTGCGAGCCTCGACGCAAAATCCACGGCTTACCGCACAGCGTTATGGGAGGTTGACCCAGCGGGCACAGCGCCGGCGGTAAGGCTGACACGAGGGGCCAAGGGCGAATCCGGCGCAGCCTTCACCTGCGGTGGTGACCTGTTGTTCACGGCTGCCAGACCAGATTCTGACGGCAACTCCGAGGACGACGCACCCGCCGGGTTGTGGAGACTGCCCGCAAGGGGCGGGGAAGCCGAACTGGTGGCGTTAATGCCGGGCGGTGTGTCGGGGCTGCGCACGGCGCGCTCGGCTCCCGTACTGCTGGCCAGTACATCGATGCTGGCATCGGCCGTGGATACGGATTCAGACGAGAAACTCCGAAAAGCTCGCAAAGACAACAAAGTTTCGGCCATTTTGCACTCCGGGTACCCCGTCCGCTACTGGGACGCTGACCTCGGACCTGACGCCCCGCACCTCGTGGTGGCAGAGCTGGCCAGAGATACCAGCGAAATAGCGGGCGTGCGCTCGGCGCACCTGACGTTTGCGGACCTGGCACCGGCGCCTGGACAGGCACTGCGCGAGGCGCACTATGACGTCAGCGCGGACGGCTCGATGGTCGCGACCAGTTGGCAGGTTGCCGAAGCCAGGGGCTCTCAGCGCTCGGATCTTATGCTGTTCAACCGGTCCTCGGGTGCGAAACAGGTTCTTGTCTCGGGCGGGAACGCAAGTTGGGGGGAGCCCGCCTTCTCTCCCGACGGTAGCTATGTCGCCTGCGTCAGCGAGTCGGTATCCACTCCGTTACAGGCGCCCGTTATCCGCGTTCATCTGGTGAATGTGGCGGACCGTTCAGTGCGCCAACTGGCGGCGTCCTGGGATCGTTGGCCTGCGAGCATGGCGTGGTTACCCGACGGCACCGGCTTGTTGATCACCGCAGATGACAACGGGCGGTCGCCGATCTTCCACCTGGATCTGGCTTCGGATCACGTCACCCGAATCACCCACGACGACGCGGCATACACCGACCTGCAGGTGGCCCCCGATGGCTCGGCGGTGTACGCGCTGCGATCCTCCTACGCGGCCCCGGCACATCCGGTGCGCGTTGTGTTGGCCGGCGACTGCGGGGTAGTCACCCCCCTTCAGGCTCCGGCACCGAATCCCGACCTTCCAGGGGCCCTGACGGAGGTAGCCACGCACGCCGCGGACGGTCATCCGGTCCGCGGCTGGCTCGCGATGCCCGCCGGCGCCAGTTCCGCGACGCCCGCACCGCTGTTGCTCTGGATCCACGGCGGCCCGCTCGGCTCATGGAATGCTTGGTCGTGGCGCTGGAACCCGTGGCTGATGGTCGCGGCAGGATATGCGGTTCTCTTGCCCGACCCCGCGCTGTCGACCGGTTACGGTCAGGAATTCATTCAACGCGGATGGGGTGCATGGGGTGGCGCGCCTTATACAGATCTGCTGGCCGTCACCGATGCCGCAATTGCTCGGGCCGATATCGATGCGAGCAGAACAGCCGCGATGGGTGGGTCGTTCGGTGGCTACATGGCGAACTGGGTGGCGGGACATACCGATAGGTTCTCTGCCATCGTCACCCATGCAAGCCTCTGGGCGCTGGACCAGTTCGGACCGACAACCGACGCGTCGTACTACTGGGGCCGCGAGATGTCACCGGAGATGAGCGAAGCGAATTCGCCGCACCACCATGTTGGCAAAATCGTGACCCCCATGCTGGTGATCCACGGCGATCGGGACTATCGAGTACCAATCGGTGAGGGGCTCCGGCTCTGGTATGAGTTGATTTCGAAATCTCAACTGCCCATTGACGACGACGGGAAGACTGCGCACAGGCTGCTGTACTTCCCGAACGAGAACCACTGGGTGCTCTCACCACAGCACGCCAAGATTTGGTACGAGGTGGTGCTCGGGTTCTTGGCCGAACATGTTCTTGGCCAGGGCGCGCCCACGCTTCCCGAGCTACTCGGTTAG